A genomic window from Arvicanthis niloticus isolate mArvNil1 chromosome 25, mArvNil1.pat.X, whole genome shotgun sequence includes:
- the LOC143438529 gene encoding CBY1-interacting BAR domain-containing protein 1-like — MLFHGKALEVFTAAYQNIQKIDEDEDLEVFRNSLYLSDYPSRLDIVRANSKSPLQRSLSTKCTSGTGQIATCRTRKDQQVEDEDDEELDVTEDEN; from the exons ATGTTATTTCATGGCAAAGCTTTAGAGGTCTTCACTGCTGCctaccaaaatatacaaaaaattgaTGAGGATGAAGACCTAGAG GTTTTCCGAAATTCTCTGTATCTATCAGATTATCCATCTCGTTTAGATATTGTAAGAGCAAATTCAAAGTCACCTCTTCAGAGATCATTGTCAACTAAGTGCACATCTGGAACTGGACAG ATAGCCACCTGTCGAACAAGGAAGGATCAACAAgtagaagatgaagatgatgaagaattAGATGTTACAGAAGATGAAAACTAA
- the LOC143438528 gene encoding RNA-binding protein 12B-A-like, with amino-acid sequence MAVVIRLLGLPFVAGPVDIRHFFKGLTIPDGGVHIIGGKVGEAFIIFATDEDARRAISRSGGFIKDSSVELFLSSKVEMQKTIEMKRSARVGRERPGSGPSGVGNMYHFIDALKEEESYSGYGSSVNRDAGFHTNGTGLDLRPRKTRPLKAENPYLFLRGLPYLVNEDDVRAFFSGLCVDGVILLKHHDGRNNGDAIVKFASCTDASGGLKCHRSFMGSRFIEVMQGSEQQWIEYGGTATKDGDTPRMRSEEHSPSRRHFRKWSHSKSRTRSRSPLGFYVHLKNLSLNTNKRDLRNLFRDTDLTNEQIKFLYKDERRTRYAFVMFKNQRDYNTALGLHKTVLQYRPVLIDPVSRKEMVKIIECYEKKRPESLEHERPGCAAQKYSQEGFPGSGQKLCIYIRNLPFDVSKGEVQKFFADFPLVEDDIYLLCDDKGVGLGEALVRFKSEEEAVKAERLNRRRFLGIEVLLRRISEEQMQEFGVNFSWMSNEKTQACSWSHDGDDCSCLFDLKDAPACSFGQSESVRYQPKDLRKMGHFRHPQGYFQSSERHSPEDFRYSREDHRHPREEHSRHSREEDWRQPFEDWKWPLQDDFRQSHEKDYRQLPEKDFRCPWEEDFRQPSQEHFRRSYQEHIRRPPQEHFRHSREEDFRRMADEDFRHPSDEDFRTLQEDLRRPTDEDFRQLSVEDFREVPEEDFRLTDNFRLPGEEFWTSPDFRGHHSFGRFGQLESDKFDFGKYNMGSFPEGKDMCDQNLNSGSGRIIPVKISNLPFKAGAGEILDFFHGYKVIPDSVSLQYNEAGLPLGEAIVAMTNYTEALSAVKELSGRPVGPRKVKLSLL; translated from the coding sequence ATGGCTGTAGTCATCCGTTTACTGGGGCTTCCTTTTGTTGCGGGTCCTGTGGATATCCGTCACTTCTTCAAGGGATTGACTATTCCTGATGGAGGAGTGCATATAATTGGAGGGAAAGTTGGGgaggcttttattatttttgcaacaGATGAAGATGCAAGACGTGCCATAAGTCGCTCAGGAGGGTTTATCAAGGATTCATCTGTAGAGCTTTTTCTTAGTAGCAAGGTAGAAATGCAGAAGAccatagagatgaaaagaagtGCTCGTGTAGGAAGAGAGCGGCCAGGATCTGGGCCATCAGGGGTTGGCAACATGTATCATTTTATTGATGCTCTGAAGGAAGAGGAAAGTTATTCTGGATATGGCTCTTCGGTTAATCGAGATGCTGGGTTTCATACAAATGGTACAGGACTTGACTTGAGGCCAAGAAAGACCAGGCCATTGAAGGCTGAGAACCCTTACTTGTTTCTACGAGGTTTGCCTTACTTAGTAAATGAAGATGATGTCCGTGCCTTTTTCTCTGGGTTGTGTGTTGATGGAGTGATTCTCTTAAAACACCATGATGGCCGAAATAATGGTGATGCTATAGTAAAATTTGCTTCATGTACCGATGCTTCAGGAGGTCTTAAATGCCATAGAAGTTTCATGGGTTCAAGATTTATAGAAGTCATGCAGGGTTCAGAACAACAGTGGATTGAATATGGTGGTACTGCAACCAAGGATGGTGACACTCCTCGTATGAGATCTGAAGAACATTCTCCTTCAAGAAGACATTTTCGGAAATGGTCTCATTCAAAATCTAGAACACGTTCTCGCTCCCCTCTTGGATTTTATGTTCACTTAAAAAATCTGTCCTTAAATACTAACAAAAGGGATTTAAGGAATCTCTTTAGAGATACTGACCTGACTAATGAACAGATTAAGTTTTTATATAAAGATGAACGGAGAACACGGTATGCCTTTGTCATGTTTAAGAATCAAAGAGACTATAATACTGCCCTGGGTCTGCATAAGACCGTTCTACAGTATCGTCCAGTTCTTATTGACCCAGTTTCTAGAAAGGAAATGGTGAAAATCATTGAATGCTATGAAAAGAAGAGACCAGAGTCTTTAGAGCACGAAAGGCCAGGGTGTGCTGCTCAAAAGTACTCTCAAGAAGGCTTCCCTGGCTCTGGGCAGAAGCTGTGCATCTATATTAGAAATTTACCGTTTGATGTTTCAAAAGGTGAAGTGCAGAAGTTCTTTGCAGACTTTCCTCTTGTTGAGGATGACATTTACTTGCTTTGTGATGACAAGGGGGTTGGTTTGGGGGAAGCACTGGTGAGATTTAAATCAGAAGAAGAGGCCGTGAAAGCTGAACGTTTGAACCGCCGAAGATTCTTGGGGATAGAGGTGTTGCTGAGACGTATATCTGAGGAACAAATGCAGGAGTTTGGTGTCAATTTTTCCTGGATGTCTAATGAGAAGACACAAGCCTGTTCCTGGTCACACGATGGAGATGACTGTTCTTGCCTGTTTGACTTAAAAGATGCACCAGCATGTTCATTTGGCCAGTCTGAAAGCGTTCGTTATCAGCCAAAAGACTTAAGGAAAATGGGTCATTTCAGGCACCCCCAAGGGTATTTCCAGAGTTCTGAGAGGCACTCTCCTGAGGACTTCAGGTACTCCCGGGAAGACCATAGGCACCCCAGGGAGGAACATAGCAGGCACTCTAGGGAGGAAGACTGGAGACAGCCTTTTGAGGATTGGAAATGGCCACTGCAAGATGATTTTAGGCAGTCTCATGAAAAAGATTATAGGCAGCTACCAGAGAAGGATTTCAGATGCCCTTGGGAAGAAGACTTCCGACAGCCATCTCAGGAGCACTTCAGGAGATCCTATCAGGAGCACATTAGACGGCCACCCCAAGAACATTTCAGGCATTCCCGAGAGGAAGATTTCAGGCGTATGGCAGATGAAGACTTTAGGCACCCTTCTGATGAGGACTTCAGGACCTTGCAAGAAGATCTGAGACGACCCACTGATGAGGACTTCAGGCAGTTGTCTGTGGAAGACTTCAGGGAAGTTCCAGAGGAGGACTTCAGACTTACTGATAATTTTAGACTTCCTGGAGAGGAGTTTTGGACCTCACCTGATTTCAGAGGTCACCATTCTTTTGGGAGGTTTGGTCAACTAGAAAGTGACAAATTTGATTTTGGAAAGTATAATATGGGAAGTTTTCCTGAGGGAAAAGATATGTGTGATCAAAATTTAAATTCTGGTTCAGGTAGAATAATTCCTGTTAAGATCTCAAATCTTCCATTTAAAGCCGGTGCTGGTGAAATTTTAGACTTTTTCCATGGTTATAAAGTCATACCTGATTCAGTTTCATTACAGTATAATGAGGCAGGATTACCTTTGGGAGAAGCTAttgttgctatgacaaattaTACTGAAGCTCTATCTGCTGTTAAAGAGCTAAGTGGTAGACCAGTTGGTCCCCGCAAGGTGAAGCTTAGCTTGCTTTAG